The genomic DNA CAACCATTTGTAAAGGCCGGGCGTGTGCAAACACCTTCGCGCAGGTTTACCCTGCTGAAATAAGAATTGATATATGTCGTCTGCTGCGCTGTCAATAGGCTGATAAAATGGCGGCCAGTATGGCTCTACAGGCATGGTCAGGATTTAGCCCCTCGCCGGCCAACAGGATATGCGAAAAAATTATGAGTAGAGAAAAAAGATCGTTCGCCCAGGAAACCTGCGTAAAAAGCGCTGGCAAGGCCATGCAGAAAACCGGCATGCTCTGGCCGGGCTGCCGCGTTGCGGTGGCTGTTTCTGGCGGGGTAGACAGTTTTGTGTTGCTGCAAAGCCTTAAAATTCGTCAAGGAATCGTACCTTTTCACTTTGAAATTATGGCGATTCACCTTAACCCCGGTTTTGACGAAAAAAGCCATGCGGCCCTGTTGCCCTGGCTGGCCAGAAAGGGCATACCCGGCCATATTGAAATGACCACATACGGGCCGGATGCGCATTCAGAAAAAAACCTGCGCCGGTCGGCCTGCTTTCGCTGTTCGTGGCTGCGCCGCAAGCGGCTTTTTGAGCTGTGCGGGCAGTACGGTATAACCCATCTTGCTCTTGGGCATAATGCCGATGACCTGGTGCAGACGTTTTTCATGAATTTGAGCCGCAATGGCCGCGTTGACGGCATGAGCATGAACGAGTCGTTTTTTGGCGGGGGCCTGCAGTTGATACGCCCGCTTTTGCTGGTGGAAAAAAAGTTCATTCTCAAGGCCGCCAAGCAGTGGGAGCTGCCCATCTGGGCCAATGCCTGCCCTTCGGCAGGCAATACGGCGCGCAGCTCCATGAGCGAGACGCTCGAGCATCTTTATGCCGTGTCAAAAGATTCGCGCCGCTGCATTTTTAACGGATTGACCCGCTGGCAGCTTGAAAAAAACAGCGCGTCCACCGACTTGTCGCTGGAAGTGCCTTTGCCTGATGGCGAAGGGGCTGATTTGACCGCAGATTGACACGGGTTGCTTTCCGGCCCTAAAGTACTCGCTCAATGCTGTTCGGCAAATATCACATAGTCATCTTCACCGAAGGTCGTAGCGGCAGCCGCAATGTGCGCATGCGCGGCTGGTTCGGCATCATTGCGTGTCTGCTTGTGCTGGCTCTTGTGGCCTGCAACGTGTGGCTGGTGCGCAACTGGCTTGAAACCCGCCATCTGGGCGACGACCTGCGCAATGCGGATAAAACCATTGAAGAGCAGCGTCGTCAGCTGGTGAATCTGGTTGAACGCATATCTGTTGTGGGCCGCGATCTTGAGCGGGTGCAGAGTTTCGACTCCAAGCTGCGCATCATGATGAACATGGAAAAGGATCCCGCCGAAACTGGCGCTGCCGGTGATAAACCAGGAGACTTTTCGCGCACCTATCTGCCGCTGCACCGGCAGGAGCTTGCCGCCCGCAAGATGCTTGAATTTCTCACCCGGCTTTCCGAATCCGTAAAGCTCGAAGAAGTGCGCCAGCAGGATCTGCTGCTGGCCCTGCGCGAAAATCGCGATGCTCTTTCCTCCATGCCGACAATCTGGCCGGTGGTGGGTTTTGTTTCGTCCAGCTTTGGCTGGCGTTCCGGGCCGTTTGGGGGCCGGGGGCAGTTCCACAAGGGGCTCGACATTACCAACCGCATCGGCACGCCCATCATTGTGCCCGCTCAGGGCATCGTGACCCTTTCGGGGCGCGACGGCGCGTATGGCTTCAGTGTCGAGATCAACCACGGCAGCGGCATTGTCACCAAATACGGGCATATGCAGCGGTGCGCCGTGCAGGAAGGCCAGTGGGTCAAGCGCGGCGAGATCGTGGGGTATGTGGGCATGAGCGGGCGCACCACCGGGCCGCATCTGCACTACGAAGTGCGCCTCAACGGCGTGCCGGTCGATCCCATGCGCTATATTCTGGAATAAGATGTTTGGGCACGCTTTGGATTAGTGGTGGGCAGTGCCTGCCAGACTGATTTCGCAGCCTGTCTTTTTAGACCTGATGATGTCATGGCCCTGTTTTTAATGCTCACGTACCTGAGTACGTTGCGCTTAAAAACGGGGCTTTTCGTTGTCAGGCCAGAAAATGCGTATTTCGCGAATTCGTTCACCGCCTCCCATTGTCTCGCGCCGTACAGGCGTCTCCCCGTCGCCGGAAGGCAAAACGCCGTGTCCTAAGGGCATAAAATCCAGCAAAAAAGGGAGCAAGCCTTTCGGCCTGCTCCCCATGTATCAATTTAGCAAAACAGTTCTACAGCGCTGGCGCTCCAACCCCCGGCAGAGCCTGCTCAAGGGCATAGCCAAGTGAAAGCAGCTCACCCTCGGCGAAAGCCTTGCCAAACAGCTGCATGCCCACGGGCATGCCACTTTCCGCGCCGAGCCCCACAGGCATGGAAAGGCCGGGCAGCCCAGCCAGATTGAGCGAAAGCGTGTAGGCATCCATTAGATACATCTGCAGCGGGTCGGCGGTCAGGCTGCCCACGTTCCACGCGGTGACAGGCGAAACCGGTGCCCACAGCGCATCGCACTTGTCGAGCGCAGCAAGATACTCGTCGCGGATAAGGCGGCGCACCTGCGCGGCCTTGCGATAATAGGCATCGTAATAGCCGGATGAAAGCACATAGGCACCAAGCATGATGCGGCGCTTCACTTCCTGTCCGAATCCCTCGGTGCGGGAACGCACGTAGAGGTCTTCAAGGTTCTTGATGTCGGTGGCGCGGCGGCCATAGCGTACGCCGTCAAAGCGTGCAAGGTTGGAGCTGGCCTCGGCCATGGCGATGATATAGTAGGTGGCAATGGCCGCATCGGTGTGCGGCAGGCTCACTTCCACCAGTTCCGCGCCCTGGGCCTGGGCAATGCCCATGGCTTTGTCGCATACGGCGCGAACTTCGGGGGCAAGGCCCTCGCCAAAGAACTCCTTGGGTATGCCCAGCCGCGCACCCTTAAGACCCTTGCCGCCCAGAGCGGTAACGTAGTCCTCCACAGGGCGCGGGGCGCACGTGCCGTCGCGCTGGTCATGACCGGCGATCACGCCGAGCACACGGGCGCAGTCTTCCACCGAGCGGGTCAGCGGGCCCACCTGATCGAGCGACGAACCATAGGCAATGACACCGTAGCGTGAAACGCGCCCGTAAGTAGGCTTGAGGCCAACGCAGCCGCAGAGCGATGCGGGCTGGCGAATGGAGCCGCCCGTGTCTGTGCCAAGCGAGGCAAAGCACTGACCGGCCGTGACCGAAGCGGCAGAACCGCCACTGGAGCCGCCGGGAACCTTGCTGGTATCACGGGGGTTGCGCGTGGTCTGATAGGATGAGTTTTCCGTGGTGGAGCCCATGGCAAACTCGTCCATGTTGTTTTTGCCAAGAATGACAGCCCCTGCCTCGCGCAACTGCTGCACGGCATAGGCATCATAAAAGGGAGTGTAGTTTTCGAGAATACGCGAACCGGCCGTGGTGCGCAGCCCCTTGGTGGACAGCGCGTCCTTGACCGTAACCGGTACGCCCCACAGGGGTTTGGCCGGATCAGGGCCCTGCTTGTCCAGCGCGGTGGCAGCGGCAAGCGCTCCTTCCTTGTCCACGGTGAGCATGGCGGCAATGCCTGGCTCGGTGGCATCCATGCGCGCAAGGCAGGCCGTCACGGCTTCATGGGCGCTCAATTCCTTTTTTTGCAAGGCCTGGGCCGCTTGTGTAAGCGAGAGGGAACAAATGTCGGTCATGGTGTTCTCAAATATGTTCTGCACTGCGGCTGTGCCGCCCTGTGCTGTGCGTGCATGTGCGGGTGGCAGCCCTGCCGCTGAGCGGCGCGGGATAGCCAGCCCGGGCCAGGCTAGACTATGCGGGGTACGATAAAGTACTCGCCGTCGGCTTCGGGCGCATTGGCAAGCACTTCGCTGCGCTCACGCCTGCGGGCCGATACGTCTTCGCGCTGGGGGCCGGGGTGCTGGGCCGGGCTGTACAGCGGTTCAACATCGCTGGTGTCCACCCGTGCAAGCACGTCCATATATGCCAGAATGTCACCCATCTGACGGGCAAACAGGGCCTGCTCTTCTTCACTTACACTCAACCGCGAAAGCGAGGCCATGTGGCTCACTTCCTCGAGGTTGATGGTTTTGTTGTCGGCCATGTGCAATCCTTTTAAGGCAATGCCTGCGGGCGCGGTCAGCGCGCAGCGGGCAGGCTGAGTTTGTACGAGGGGCGGGGCGTGTTGCTCATGATGGGCGCGCTGGGCTGGGGCTGGCCAGCCTGCATGGCCGGGGTTGCTTCCGCCCCTGCGGCCGGAGCCGTAAGGGGAGCGCCGGTGGCGTCCACGGGCGGTAGACCCTGCATGCGCAGCGCGGCCTGTTGCAGCACGCGTGCGCGCGCCTGCTGGAAGGCTTCGGCATCAACAGGCGTCATGCCGTTGGCCGTCACGCCAAACAAAAAGAGCTTTTGGTGCGCAACACCGGCATTGTCCCACGAAATGGGGGCCATGCCCCAGATCATCTTGGAGGCGCGCTGGGCGCGGGCGGTGATTTGCGGCGTGGTCAGGCGCGAATCAAGCCCCATGGAGGCAGCGAAGCGCACAAAGTCGTAGCCCAGGGCATTCCAGAAGTCTGTGCCGGGAACCTGAA from Desulfovibrio sp. includes the following:
- a CDS encoding tRNA 2-thiocytidine biosynthesis TtcA family protein, producing the protein MSREKRSFAQETCVKSAGKAMQKTGMLWPGCRVAVAVSGGVDSFVLLQSLKIRQGIVPFHFEIMAIHLNPGFDEKSHAALLPWLARKGIPGHIEMTTYGPDAHSEKNLRRSACFRCSWLRRKRLFELCGQYGITHLALGHNADDLVQTFFMNLSRNGRVDGMSMNESFFGGGLQLIRPLLLVEKKFILKAAKQWELPIWANACPSAGNTARSSMSETLEHLYAVSKDSRRCIFNGLTRWQLEKNSASTDLSLEVPLPDGEGADLTAD
- a CDS encoding M23 family metallopeptidase, which translates into the protein MLFGKYHIVIFTEGRSGSRNVRMRGWFGIIACLLVLALVACNVWLVRNWLETRHLGDDLRNADKTIEEQRRQLVNLVERISVVGRDLERVQSFDSKLRIMMNMEKDPAETGAAGDKPGDFSRTYLPLHRQELAARKMLEFLTRLSESVKLEEVRQQDLLLALRENRDALSSMPTIWPVVGFVSSSFGWRSGPFGGRGQFHKGLDITNRIGTPIIVPAQGIVTLSGRDGAYGFSVEINHGSGIVTKYGHMQRCAVQEGQWVKRGEIVGYVGMSGRTTGPHLHYEVRLNGVPVDPMRYILE
- the gatA gene encoding Asp-tRNA(Asn)/Glu-tRNA(Gln) amidotransferase subunit GatA; translated protein: MTDICSLSLTQAAQALQKKELSAHEAVTACLARMDATEPGIAAMLTVDKEGALAAATALDKQGPDPAKPLWGVPVTVKDALSTKGLRTTAGSRILENYTPFYDAYAVQQLREAGAVILGKNNMDEFAMGSTTENSSYQTTRNPRDTSKVPGGSSGGSAASVTAGQCFASLGTDTGGSIRQPASLCGCVGLKPTYGRVSRYGVIAYGSSLDQVGPLTRSVEDCARVLGVIAGHDQRDGTCAPRPVEDYVTALGGKGLKGARLGIPKEFFGEGLAPEVRAVCDKAMGIAQAQGAELVEVSLPHTDAAIATYYIIAMAEASSNLARFDGVRYGRRATDIKNLEDLYVRSRTEGFGQEVKRRIMLGAYVLSSGYYDAYYRKAAQVRRLIRDEYLAALDKCDALWAPVSPVTAWNVGSLTADPLQMYLMDAYTLSLNLAGLPGLSMPVGLGAESGMPVGMQLFGKAFAEGELLSLGYALEQALPGVGAPAL
- the gatC gene encoding Asp-tRNA(Asn)/Glu-tRNA(Gln) amidotransferase subunit GatC codes for the protein MADNKTINLEEVSHMASLSRLSVSEEEQALFARQMGDILAYMDVLARVDTSDVEPLYSPAQHPGPQREDVSARRRERSEVLANAPEADGEYFIVPRIV